CAGTGGGTACACGGATAAAGACGAACATCAATCGTTTCGCGTATCAAACTTCGTTTACTACCGAAGGAACCGTCTGTATGGTAAACAGTGTGACAAAACACTTTCGAATCGAACTGAAATATAGTACACAACCGCACTTTTCACAACTGCTATACTAGAAAAAGATTCTACCCAATTATCGACACAGGCACTGGCACAGGCAGCGATTTCAGTCAACACAATGGAGATGCTTCGAAAAAGCGctttgcaaaacaaatcacacgTCGTAATCCAGGCGGCTTAACTCCCAACACTGAGCAGCGCATTTTGCGTTCAAACATGTCCGCGTTCGGCACAAGACTAAAGGCGACTCGAGGCGAGCGAGTAGTGAAATCGCCGCAGTGGCCGATGAAGGGGTGCAAGCGCGAAACCATTcccgacgatcgatcgtccaGCGGAATGTGGTTGATATTCTATTTCGTTTTCCAACAGCGGTTTCTGAAGTTTCACTATAGGAGTTCACTGAACATTTCACTGACggagttttttgtttgctaattatgttttgtgcTTTTACTTCTATGCGTGAGACTGCCGTTCCCTAAAAATTGTCACCACAAGTTTGATGATATCTGAGCCCTGGCACAACAACCTGGCACTCAAAATTTGATAGCTGACATGGCACACTCCAAACCATCACATTTTGACCACGTTTAAAACGCTCAACCTACCTATAGTTCCGAGCGCCGTATTGGCCGTGCCGCAGATTGAGATCAAGCCAAGGCAAGTCCTAGACCCTGATAGTAGCAGCGAAAAGCTTTCGCTAAAATCTTATTTCGATTCCGTTTTCTCCGCTTCGCACtacgaagaaagcaaaatggaCCAGATATTGTCGTGGTAAATGAAATATCTAGCGGTGCATGTTGCATCAGTAAAGATGATGTCCGCTGATGTCCGTAGAGAAGCGATATGCTTTCCTGTAAAAAAgagtttgttaaaaaaaaccgtgcTACTTGCGTGGAATAAACCGTTTACTTTCATACGTATTGCCTATTGCCAAGGACAATTGCcaattatgttttgttgtttttttttaaatggcgCAAAGggagtatttatttatttcagtGCGTCAAaatcgaatttaaattttgtccACTCAATTGCAATGCTCATAAGTTGATTGGGACGTTTAGTTGGATTAGCTACATACAGAAGTGCTACATACATAATCGGTAAAGTCAAGACTGTCGAGTGAACTTTTCGTAAAACATCCCGcaggaaaatttaaatttcttgtTCTGCACACTTGCCTTTGGCTGTTCGCACACCGTATGAAATATCTTTGTGTAACGCATTCCGACATTtagcgaacgcgaacgaacTGGAATCGTAGCGAACGAACTGGTATAAGCAGAGCAGATCATAGTGTCTGCTTGAACAACAAATCACAGAAAGTGTTGatattgaaaacgaaattgtAGCCGGTTTTATCTCCGCTAAAACGCGAACGAAATCCACATAATCGCCTCCTTTCGAGCAAACTATCGCGCCTACGTGAACCCGTTTAGCTCAAGAGCCTCACCTAGCAAATCCTTGTAAACAATTCGTTTTTACGTCATGCTTTTGCCGATCTTACGTTATATTTTAGTGCAGCCGGGGTTCTAGATGCAGAAAACCATTGGAACCAGCCAGagttttgaagcaaaccaagtTTCAGTCAATCGGTAGACCTTCAAGCGTCTCGTCGTCATGGAATCTCGTGGCCTACGCTATCAGAATCGATTAAAAACCTGTCCTGTCATCTTTCTCCAGACctcattcgattcgaatgcCCATAGCGAAAGCTAGAAAAATTGCAACGCTGCCTAGTTGCAACCAGTCAGGAAGAGAAGAAATGGGTAAATAGGTTATGGCCATCCGCACTACGGGTATTAGCAGTATGATAAGGAGGACGCACATTTAACGATTAACCtagacttttccgttgcgaTCTAGCTCTTTGCCAATTACTTCGTACATTTGCTCGATATTGATGAGCCCATGTAAGGCTAACATAATTTTGTCAAATGCAGCGCTCTTAAAACATAGTATTATAACTTACAAGTTCATAGTACATAGTAGCCAAAAACCACTAAAGCGTATTGACTAACAAAACGATTGTTATATATGTAGCTTAGATAGAGAGCTTAATTATAGAGCCGTATTATGCACTAACTTAAGGTTTTGCATTCAAGTTGATACACTGACATCTTTTgcatagaaaccgaaaaacggaCGGATAATCTACGAACGAACCACTTAAGACAAGTCAAGGTTCAGTAACTTGCAATACGTTGTTCGTGAAATCGAAAACTTTCGGATAAATTGCCACAAAACTCTTATCCACTGGCCAAGCTGTAGTGATTGCTGAAGAACCACACGAGAGTGTGTGGTTAAAGATCAGAAAAACAGGTCCACTCAACCTTTCTCGACCTGGAGATCGACTTTCTCCAGACTTCGTCATTGGCGGAGCCTGGCCTGATAAAATAAATGTCTTCGTAAACATGAATAAAGTGCATCAATGTGCGCCGGGAGATCGTACCACGGAACACGGCATGAACTTGGATGTCCAATTCGAAGGTGCCGAGGGGCAAAGAATACATGATGAACTAAAGTGGAAGAAACTCAGGAAAACCGGAGTCTCAGGGACGACCTTGaagcgcaaacaaaaaatgcttaaCGTTTGTAGGGCACATAATTGGGAACTGCATTggctttttcgttttttcatCGACACAATATTCATTAAATTGATTCGACTACCCAACAGTTTATCTCTTCATTCGATCCATTTTCCACTTCTTTCTGCAACATTACTGACAACTCTTCGCTCTGCGAAAGCCAATCAAATTGAACGTACTATGAtctttatttttacaacaaattaTTTTAGGAACATTTCTTTGTAGTATCTCAGCTCCTTAATACTCTCTTCAATATCTTCTAACGAACGATGCACTAGTTTTTTCGGAGGAGCGTTCGAATAAACTTCTGCATTCCATCGCTTGCAAAGTTCCTTCATAGTGCTCACATCCACTACACGGTAATGTAGATATTCATTTAGTTGCGGCATGTATTTATTGATAAACAGTCGGTCCATGTAAATACTATTGCCAGCCAAGGGGCACTTTTTCTCTGGGCagtattttttaacaaaatccAACGTTTCCGCCTCGGCATGCTGCAATGTGTTTGTCGACGCTTTTACTGCATCTATCaaacccgtttttttgtgcatAGATTTGCACCAATCGTTCATCTCTTCTAAGACACTGTCCGGTTGGTAAAGAACTAAATTGGGCCCTTTGGCTACCACATTCAGTTCGTTATCCGTGACGATGCACGCTATTTCCAGGATTCGGTCGCGGTTGATGTCCAAGCCGGTCATTTCCAAATCAATCCACACGAGATTTTCCGACGACATGGTGGACATGTTTTTCCCAACGGACTGCAAATGGGCAAATAAGAATTGCTTCCTTAAATGTTGTAAGCAGTTGAGCCTTATTAATCCGCTCATTACTCGAAGGGCTTGGTAACTATTTTCTACGAAAAGGATGAACgttagttttgtttacatacctatttatttttcccatcTATTTATTCCAACCTACCTTTTGCAAGACAGCTGTCACGGAAAATCGGTTTATTACATGAGGTTCAGTTCTCTAGCTTATCTGTTCGAAAAAATCGTAATCATATCAAAGCGTGCTTTTTTAGCTGTCCATGATCATACGCGAACCTCGAAATGCCGATTGTAAAACATGAACCAACGTACAACGTTTTACAAGTTGTCTTTAATCAATCGCTACAACGAAGATCAACGAGAATAAGGTTGCCTGAAGCACCTAGCGATGAGAATCGTAAGTAGCCAAACAGTTTGCAGTTACACATTACACACGgattttgtcattttcacCATTACAGTTTTGGATGAAAACCAATGttcgaccgaaaccgatcgtaATGAGCCAGCTTTCCGTAAACTGCAGGCAACTTTGCGAAGTAAATTTTCAATGCAGAGCAAcaacgaagaagcaaaagacATGGTCGCGAATCACACAGGTCAATCGCTAGACGAGCTTAAATCACAACTGGTTTCAAAAATCTCGGAAATTTGCACTACACGTGAAGAACAAACCgaaagaaattattttaaaatagttAGTATCGGATTGTCGGCCATCCGTATAGATAGAACCCAGAAAACTTCGGAGCAGGAAGTTCATCAAATTGTAACATTGCTTTTCGATGGCCAAAAACAATTGTCTGTGGTGCGATTGAAGCTGCTGAAGACAATTCAACGGTTTCGAAGATACCAAGCACAAAACAATCACCTCGACCGGCTAATGTTGGATAGTACTTTGGAACGATATTCCGAACTAAAGGCAGAAGTCCATCGGATCGGGGAAAAACTGGAAGAAACAGGCAAACGGATGGCACTGTCGACAAAACAATTTGAACACGATTTATCACTTGGCACCCATGTGCACGAAAAGCTATTTGATTACCAGAGCCGAGCTCTACTCGCAGTGCACGATGTTTCggatgcgaaaggaaaaaatcaatttttcaggCAAGTACTTAACAAGCAGCTAACACGTAAAAAGAAActtcgcaaacgaaatgaacaATTGAAAGAACGGGTTCGTATAATTTCCTTACTGCTTCGGTAGAAATCGAAATaataaatggcaaaaatcaCAGGGAGCAAAATGAACCAGAAGCTTGGCCTAATATTGTAGTGAACGTCCCTGtcgttttataattaattttcgcaACGAAGCAGAACAAAATAACACACTTTCTCAAACGGACATTCGAAAAACGCTACCTTCTTATTTGATTTGACATTTCACGACATTACGTCATTTGACATTACGACCATTTCCATAGTCATTCTTGCCACTCATCGGCCACTGACTCACTCATATTGCTTCTGCTGCTATCGTTTTGTGCCCTCGAACGAATTAAATCTGTGCCTCTCGTATTCGGCTCCAATTGCGACATCTGCAAAAGCGAATATTGTTCCAACTAAAGCAGCGTTTCCACGTCCGTTGCGAGCCAGGTGCTTCGTTATATTGCACAACTCACACATCCACTGTTTTTTGTGTAGCTTTAGCCA
The nucleotide sequence above comes from Anopheles bellator chromosome 1, idAnoBellAS_SP24_06.2, whole genome shotgun sequence. Encoded proteins:
- the LOC131216711 gene encoding oligoribonuclease, mitochondrial, which translates into the protein MSGLIRLNCLQHLRKQFLFAHLQSVGKNMSTMSSENLVWIDLEMTGLDINRDRILEIACIVTDNELNVVAKGPNLVLYQPDSVLEEMNDWCKSMHKKTGLIDAVKASTNTLQHAEAETLDFVKKYCPEKKCPLAGNSIYMDRLFINKYMPQLNEYLHYRVVDVSTMKELCKRWNAEVYSNAPPKKLVHRSLEDIEESIKELRYYKEMFLK